CATGGCAGCAACTGCTGTCAGGAGATGTTTTCTGTCAGCATTAAGAACACACGCTCGATGTCAGGGTCGTGGATGTAACACTTCGGCAGAGAGGACTGTAAGTCGGATGTCCTCTGCTGTGATATGTAAACCCGGAGGACCAGAGGGAAGCACAAGCCTGGACAGAGGAGCTCCTGCGGGGGACAGAGGAGGTGATCGGAAAAGCAGCAGTTCCGCTTTGTTTAAGTCGGCGTCAGTGGGTTTGGGGCTCTGCGGTGCGGCGCTTCTGGACAGTCGAAAGGACGAAAAAGGGGACGTAAAAGTCTCGAGGAGCTTTCTTGGACTCATTCTGCTATCGGCTCAGTGTGCCTCTCCCTTTAAACCTGACAGCCCGCGCTTTAAATACAACTTTATAGCTGATGTTGTTGAGAAGTCCACTCCAGCTGTTGTGTACATTGAAATCTTAGGCAGGTGAGTCACATGTGGAGGAGCTGACTACAGTAGAAGAAGTATGTATGTTACTTGAGTAAAAATACCTCTACATCAttgtatatgaaaaaaaaacaacaacaacccaaTAATGTAAGTACTGTTATCAGCAAAGTGTGTTTTAAGTTAAaggtgctgctttttttttgttgcattgaCAGATATATCTATACATATCAATATTATATAGTAGATGACCAAATTGGACTACTAACACTGAGTGATCAGTTTGAAAGCTAATTTGTCCGTCTTATAGGAAACTGAAACACCTGTAGTGTTTCAGGTGATTGAAAAGAAGCGCTTTTGTCTGTAGTTTTGATTCATGGTACATTTTGTAATTCTTTCTGAATATACTTAATGTAACGCAGGTTCTCAAAATCTAACCTTTTGAAAGATTAATCAAATAATTCAGCGTCTGAGCATTCAATGCTCGAAAGTAAATAGATTCAGGTTTGAGCCAGACTTTACCACAAATCACTGGTTTGTGGTGGTCAGGTTAAGGTCGTATACTCCCCCTTCAGCACGTAAACGAGATCCTTTTTTGCCTTGTAGGATCTTGTTTGTTGTCAAAATAATGTTTCTGTTCTCCTTTCAGGGTAAACTGTCCCAATGACGAGTGCTACTTTCAGTTGGAGTGATATCAGCTGCTTTTGCTGTTTTACAGACACCCATTTTCAGGAAGAGAAGTCCCAGTATCAAATGGCTCTGGTTTCATCATCAGCAGTGATGGTCTCATTGTCACCAACGCTCACGTTGTGGCAAACAAGAGAGGCGTGCGTGTGAAGCTCACCAATGGAGACACTTACAATGCCACGGTGCAGGATGTCGACCCTGTGGCAGACATCGCCACTATCAAAATCTCTGCGAAGGTGAGCAACAAACTATGGAGGAATAATATTTCTTTTTCTATCACCGGTTGCATTACATGTTGTTCAGTGGTGCATCTCAGAACTGTGCTGTGTGTCTTCTCAAGGAGTCATATCGACAAGACCACCGAACTTGATTTTAAGTGACAGTGCATGTTTCGCTAatactacaaatcccagaatgctcTGCTGGTGCTTTGACGGGTTAATCAGGACCCACAAGCGCCCCCTCCTCTGTTGGCATTCATTAGTGACCTCATGCATCGGGCTGCCCCTCCCAAAAGAAAGGTGGAAAACAGGAGCTTTCTTGACAGACATCTGTCACGTCAGCAGTCTTCCCCATGATTGCGTAGCCTACTGACTCAGACTGTAAGACCATTTAAAAGCTCAGGAACTTTTGCaggtgtttttgtttcattagCTCATTAGGGTGTGACACCATGAGTTTCCAATATTGAACTTTTTCACAGTATTCTAATTTTCTGAGAGATGGAATTTTGGGTTTTCATTATCTGTAAGCCATGATCATCAGAATGACAAGAAATAAAGGCTTGAAATATTTCCCTCTATGTGTAATGTATCTATATAATGTATGAGTTTCACTTTTTCACGATATTCAAATTTTTTTGAGCTGTACTCGTGTTCGTTTGAGTTTGACACCCCCCGCTTTACAGCATCAGGTCGGagcaacaaaagaaaagctGAACAGAAAATGAGCTAAACTGTTTTTTGACTTTCCTCTCCTGATGTACAGAACCCTTTGCCAACGCTCGCACTCGGTCAGTCGTCTGAAATCCGACAGGGAGAGTTTGTGGTCGCCATGGGAAGCCCGTTTGCTCTACGAAACACAATCACGTCAGGGATCATCAGCTCAGTACAGAGAGGCAGTAAGGAGCTGGGCCTGTCCAACCCAAACATGGAGTACATACAGACAGATGCAGCCATTGATGTAAGCATGTTTGCTATTATGTCTTTTGTCTTTAGTTGATGTGTTTGCTCCTTTTTGTAGGTGTGTTGTAGTAAGTGCCTTTACGTCACATTTGACTCATTTGTTTTGCAGTTTGGAAATTCTGGAGGTCCACTGATTAATCTGGTGAGTCACAGTTCCTGCTTCAGTATTCATCACACTCACCTGTGcgtgtatgttttttttctacgtTAAGTGGCCTATGAAAAGGTGATCTGATCGCCACACAAGTGTCCTTTGCTGGTAGATCAGAGCTGCTCAGTGTGCTGAGAGAGTACTAATCTACACACACCTGCTTCGGTTCGGAAGTCAAATGTACACGTAAATGCAGATGTTAAAGAAAGGTTTTGCTTGCTTTTTTTCCTGCCACAGTAGATTCCATTTTCGTGTCTGGACCAAAACATGGGGACACAAACTTTTAGTGTGATGAGATGAGAATATAACACTGTTGAATCctaattcttcttttttaataaCCCGAAGCCACAGAATGCATCGCCGCACCCTATTTGTCCCGCTGTCACAAGTTATTCATGCCTTTGTTTTCATCAGGATGGCGAAGTGATCGGCATCAACACCATGAAAGTCACCGCGGGAATCTCATTCGCTATTCCGTCGGATCGCGTGAAATCTTTTCTTGATCAAGCTGCCAAAAAAAAGAGTAAGAACAAACACTCCGAAGCTACACATCTCACCCTCTGTGCAgcttttttcaataaaaaaaataaacaaacaccaTCCGATTTATTTACTTTCCCTCACACTTGTCCTTTCTCTTAAGGTTCTTGGTTTGCCGAGTCGGGAACGAAACCTCGGTACATTGGTGTTATGATGCTGACGCTGACACCCAGGTAAACGTCTCACAATCGGGATAGTTCCTGCAGGGGCACACTGTCGCATCTAAAACCAGCGGGGATTTCTGTTTGGCCCCTTTTAGCATTATCGAAGAATTGAAGTTGAGAGACTCATCCTTTCCTAATGTGACGCACGGCATCCTGATTCACAGAGTCATCATGGGCTCGCCGGCCAACAGGTAAGCAGTACAGGTTAGTGCCACTGTCGGCTGTCCCTGTCGCTTTAAGTTGAACCCAGTCTTATATGTTTCATAGGGTTTGTTTGTAGGGTCATTTACGTCTTCATCAGCAGTATTCGAttaggcttttattttctgcAGGAACCCTCCTGCGTTTCCCTGATGTGAGGAAACGATGCAGTTTTTTAGGATACTGACTGCGTACAAACTGCTTCTACTCACATTGTAAACATAATTGTTTTCAGAGCTGGCATGCTTCCAGGGGACATCGTGGTGGAGATTAACGGGGTCAAGGTAAACACCTCTGAGGAAATCTACAAGGCTGTGCGCAGCAGTAACAACATCAGCATGATGGTGCGGAGGGGAAGCGAGTTGCTTCAACTTCGAGTGACTCCCGAATACATAGAGTAACATCACATGTTTTCACGTCAGCATTATGGACTGATGGCCACGGGGTTAGTTCATGAAAAACTGTAAAACTTAATGGTGACTGTGGTCAAATAAATGTGTTTGGATTAGTTTATTCTGGCTCTGCTTTATTCTTTGATGACTTTTGTAATCATCAAGCTGAGGTGTGAGTACTTTACTATATTTTACCTGTTAGACGATgacttttttaaacatttgagtGAAGCAGCCTttagtcaagtcaaatttatttgtatcgcacatttcatgtacaaaacatttcaaagtgctttacataaaataaaagcattgcagcggggagtggaagaagtatttaaaatgcataaagagaaacaaataacataattaaaataaattaaagggATTGAAAACAAGCCACGTTAAAAGatatcatgcagatttcatgcatagacacatgaaaaaagaaatgtttataacttggatttaaaaatgtggtctccactggcagtttgttccacttgtttgcagcataacagctaaatgctgcttctccatttttcgtctggactctggactggaccagctgacctgagtccttggatctatgagctctgctaggtttatattctctgaacagatcgcagatgtattttgggcctaaaccgttctgggatttgtaaaccatcagcaggcttttaaaatctattctgtgactgactggaagccagtgtaaagattttaaaactggtgtgatgtgttcagatctcttagtccgggttaaaactctagcagctgcgttctggatgagctgcagatgtttaatgctctttttgcaTCTTTAGATGCAAACTGTTTGAAACTGTGGGATCAAATAAGGATCAGAGAGATTTTGCACTTGTACAATGATGTTCACACGTGTAACAAAGTTGTGGAGTTCTGAAAATAGTTTGTATGTGTAAAACATATTTGTATCTGTGGGaatattttgtgcatgtgtaaaactAAATGCGACGGACAAACAAATTTCCCACCTTCAAGTGCGACCCTCAAGTTACAAGTTTACAAAACTCAGATAAAAGTgcgaatcatagatatgtatagaatggctagatgtctcgtccgcgttgctggtCAACGGAgacaacattgtgttgatggtgaaaaattcaagacataacttgcttaattctcaaagctaattatcacactacagacgaagtccatatttattttttaaaataaaaacgtaaat
This region of Odontesthes bonariensis isolate fOdoBon6 chromosome 17, fOdoBon6.hap1, whole genome shotgun sequence genomic DNA includes:
- the LOC142366598 gene encoding serine protease HTRA2, mitochondrial-like, which gives rise to MAATAVRRCFLSALRTHARCQGRGCNTSAERTVSRMSSAVICKPGGPEGSTSLDRGAPAGDRGGDRKSSSSALFKSASVGLGLCGAALLDSRKDEKGDVKVSRSFLGLILLSAQCASPFKPDSPRFKYNFIADVVEKSTPAVVYIEILGRHPFSGREVPVSNGSGFIISSDGLIVTNAHVVANKRGVRVKLTNGDTYNATVQDVDPVADIATIKISAKNPLPTLALGQSSEIRQGEFVVAMGSPFALRNTITSGIISSVQRGSKELGLSNPNMEYIQTDAAIDFGNSGGPLINLDGEVIGINTMKVTAGISFAIPSDRVKSFLDQAAKKKSSWFAESGTKPRYIGVMMLTLTPSIIEELKLRDSSFPNVTHGILIHRVIMGSPANRAGMLPGDIVVEINGVKVNTSEEIYKAVRSSNNISMMVRRGSELLQLRVTPEYIE